The window tttttattccctgcTGCTGGATGCAGGGATTACCGCGTGTGCGCATGTGTACGCTTGCATAGGTGGTACATACAGGGAACGTGAAAAGGTTAAACACATGAATAGGCACCTTCTTGAAACAACGACGCCGTGGGCGTCACACCATTTTAACCTTCAAACGTTTGtgcaaacgaaaaaattaaaaaaaaaaaaaaaaaaaaaaaaaggaataaaaaataacaaaataggaaaaacaCATCACAGTGATGTGTTCATATATACTGTTGCGAACGATGGATGATCGTCTtcgtttcagggttcagttCTTTATGTTCACGACATCGTcggttttttcttcttctgggTAGAAATATTCATCCTACAAAAGGGAGGAgggcccaaaaaaaaaaaaataaaaagagattgATGGAGGGGAGGGGCATACAAAATGGGCgaatttcactttttccaaGTGGGAATGACTAAAATGCCGCACCATTGCATATGCATCGATAGACAGCCACACTATTTTTTCGCCTTCCGCGAAAGAGGGTACAGATGTGTGGGTTGCTCACCAATTCGATCTGCTTGTGTGCATTCAATTCGCTGATGTGTTTCTCGATGTCCAGGAGTCTCTCCGACATTTTCTTTATCACTTCGTTGATGTCGCCTGGTGAAAGGGGTAAGAAGGTTATAGCCGATGCGCATGTGTGCACGTTTGTAAACAATTATGTATGTAGTGGCATCCGTGTAATTCCGTATGCCGGGGGCAAATGCTTCTTACAagtctccttcttctccgcGAGGTCGGTTAACGACGTGAAGGCAATCTTCAGTTCCCTAAAAAAGCAAGGGTGAGTAAATATACATGTCATGAGTAGGTGCACGTGGAGGAATGACTGCGGCGAACTGGCCTGTGCAATACAACGAAGGTAGCCCTCTCCTTACGTGTGTTGCAAGTCGCAGATTTGCTTCAAAAGGTTCAACTCATTTTGCAgatatttgtttttcttgaGGAAGTCTATCTTCATTTTACTATCCTTGTGCGAGGTTACgacctttccttcctcttcactAGTCTCcttgttaatattttttttaatttcctgttccttcatttttaagtCGTCCAGTTTTTCCTTGGCCTCCTGTATAAGTTTCTGTTTATCATCAAGGGTAGCATTTTTTACATCTTTATTTTGCGTGGTGGCTGTGTTAACCTTTTCTGTATCCTGTATATCCATGATGGCATGTGTAACGACAACACAGCGAATGTAGAGGAGTAAAATGTAGGGTACTTCCTTAATGCTGGCCAACTCCAACCATTGTTGAATTTGTAATTTCATTTCCTCTTCGGAAGTGTTAAAATTCATTCCTCTATCTTTGCATATCTCTATCAATGTgtgcttttttaaattatccaCCCCTTCGTACATGAGTTCTCTGTCTTCCCTCTGCAGGCGCAAAAAGTGATGCCTCAATTGAAGGACGACATGGTAATGCATTCCATAAGGCTTCAGTCCAAGGAGATGACAAATTGTTTGCAGCGTTTTTAAGTTCATTTGATCCAGTACAAAATCGTCCTTAAAAATTTTAGCAATTTTTAAAGTATCCCCTACACTTAAAAAGGGGTTAATATCTTTCTCGTCTTTATTAATTAATTGATGATGAAATTtcaataaaatttttttttttttttcagagtCAATTccaatattttcatttaattgtttttctttttcttcaattaaCTGTTGTAGAAATTTCGCTAACTGttgttttgcatataaattctttttaatattcacaaaattatcatcattatttttaaatgtggAAGGTAACAAATTTGGATAGATCTTCAAGAATACGGGGAGTAAAAATTCCGCAAATGGAACgatgatgaaaaatgaaaaaggtaTTAATTTGAACATATCATTCATTGTCCTAATTAGTAATTTGTATTCTGAGTATGATAATCTGTGTCCTTTTaatctttttataattaaattttttgaaattttcatatttgtcAGAAATAAGAGGACTCCTGTTTTGACCCATACCACTGtgtgttttatatttttctttaagtcTGCGAAATACACCTTCAATATCGATGGCtgtattattattatttttatttgttctccTGCTTTTTTTATCAAGGTAAAAATTAACTTAATTCCGTTTGTTCCTTTCTTGCATATTTTTGcgatttttcccttatccttttcgttgttttttatttttttttttttcatcatttcgaTGACATTTGTGtattcttctcccccttgtAATGTGCCAGTTGCACCACGCAAAGGAAATTGATCATTTCGGAGGAAACTTTCTTTTGTCTTCTCTAGATTATTGCCCTCTTGCGATTTGCACGCTTCAGCGGAATTACCCCCTTTGCTTGTTGGCTCTCCTTCGAGGGAGGTACTTGCCTGCCTATCATCCCTTGGCACCTTTGTAGAAAACTTCTTCCTTGCATTGTTTGCGTAAGGGGAGTTGTTCGTCTTCGTTTGACGCAGAGGGGTTACCACTATAGATACTCTATTTTGCAAGGCGCAGTAGTGATGACCAAACCCGACATTGATGCAGACGTTGACTTCACCACCGATGCTAGTGCTAGTTGTTACACTTCGGATGGGGTTGTTattcccttcttccttccagaCTGGCATACTCCCCTTACGGGGGATAATGATCTCCTTGCCGCCCACACCAAGCGATTTCCTAACCGTGGGGCAACTCACGTAGAACCTCTTCAAACCGACTCGCTCATTCGTGGAGATGAGCCTGTACACCACCCCGCTCGGTCGAAGCTTCATCTTGCTTCGCCTGGCGAATGATTAATCAAGAATGCTTGTTGGGTTGTTGGGTTGTTGGGTTGTTGGGTTGTCGGGCTGTCGGGCTGTCGGGCTGTCGAGTAGTTTGCCTTTTCCTCGATTCCTTTTGACCCGTTCACCAGGATATCGCTGAGCCTACTTTTCCCTTCTGCCCAACTGATGAGACACGCGAAAGCAGAGAGGTGTCGACAGCGCAGTCGGGGGCTTAATCAAGTGGAAAGTGCGTGTAGGTCCACGCGACATTACTTCGGGTgagtgtgcatatataagcCTGAAGGTTCTTTAAAGGGTTCATTTAGAGGTACGTAGTCCAGCACATTTCGGCGCGTTCAATGGCGTTCTGTTGTgcattaatttattttgatGACACGGGAAAATCAACTCACCTgagctcatttttttttttcttttctgccaTTTGAAAACTCACAACTTCTTCCACGTGATggccttctttactctttgCTCGGTTCCTTACGCACGACCCATTTTGGTCGTTTGGCAAATGTGTTGGTCTCCGATGCGTATATGTGCGTTCACACCGTGGGGACTGGAGGATTGCTACGCGGTGGAAAAGTGCAGTACGCAAAAACAGGTTATAGGTTTTCCCTTACCTGTCTGCACACGTACATATAGAAAAACTAACACACAGCATGGGTGTGCCTGCGCGAGTGGGGCCTAATATCTTAAATCACAAAATGGCCGCGAAGGCAAATTGGTAAAGGCGCTCTCTTGCTATGGTTATCTCTATTACTATATGACTATCACTAGAGCTATCGTTCTCTCtcttgttattttttcctttccgtgTTAGTGTCCTATATAttacaaaaagggggagggggacaAGTCAGGCACATATTGGAGGGGGACTTCATATCTACAGAAGAAGTTTACCCTCCCCTATATACACATAGGCCCTCTTCTTCCTGTACGGGCACTCAAGAAGAGAAGTACCAAAAACAGCATCAAAAAAGAATTCACCTTTGGCCGCATGCTTTCTGCAAACGAGCCAAGTCAGGGAtgagtagaaaaaaaaaaaaaaaaaaaaaaaaaaaaaggggaacccAGGAAGATATAATACATTCACATAACTGTACTTACTGCTTGTAAGAAGATATCCGATGTGGCTTGTGCTTGGTATCACCTCCTTTTGTACGTTTTTCTAAAACCCCACTGTTGCGTAAGGGCTTCCCTCTCATGTAGGATccattaaatgaaaaatcacTAAACAGGAACattcgaaaagaaaaaaaaaaaaaaaaaaaggatatcaACAGAATtgctataaaaaaaaacatccgtTTATTTGTCGTGAGAATGAATTAACGCacatggattttttttttttttttttttttttccatttcgaagccccccccaaaaaaaaaaaaaaaaaaaatccccctACATGTGAAGAGATGGCACAAGTGCATggggataaaaaaggaacaagatTTCCTCGCCACGTTTTCACATTCTTCATAATtggatgaacagaaaaagggaggggggggagtaaAAGGTTGAAGAGGCATACGTACAGGcgtgtac of the Plasmodium knowlesi strain H genome assembly, chromosome: 5 genome contains:
- a CDS encoding LETM1-like protein, putative; the encoded protein is MKLRPSGVVYRLISTNERVGLKRFYVSCPTVRKSLGVGGKEIIIPRKGSMPVWKEEGNNNPIRSVTTSTSIGGEVNVCINVGFGHHYCALQNRVSIVVTPLRQTKTNNSPYANNARKKFSTKVPRDDRQASTSLEGEPTSKGGNSAEACKSQEGNNLEKTKESFLRNDQFPLRGATGTLQGGEEYTNVIEMMKKKKIKNNEKDKGKIAKICKKGTNGIKLIFTLIKKAGEQIKIIIIQPSILKVYFADLKKNIKHTVVWVKTGVLLFLTNMKISKNLIIKRLKGHRLSYSEYKLLIRTMNDMFKLIPFSFFIIVPFAEFLLPVFLKIYPNLLPSTFKNNDDNFVNIKKNLYAKQQLAKFLQQLIEEKEKQLNENIGIDSEKKKKILLKFHHQLINKDEKDINPFLSVGDTLKIAKIFKDDFVLDQMNLKTLQTICHLLGLKPYGMHYHVVLQLRHHFLRLQREDRELMYEGVDNLKKHTLIEICKDRGMNFNTSEEEMKLQIQQWLELASIKEVPYILLLYIRCVVVTHAIMDIQDTEKVNTATTQNKDVKNATLDDKQKLIQEAKEKLDDLKMKEQEIKKNINKETSEEEGKVVTSHKDSKMKIDFLKKNKYLQNELNLLKQICDLQHTELKIAFTSLTDLAEKKETCDINEVIKKMSERLLDIEKHISELNAHKQIELDEYFYPEEEKTDDVVNIKN